The nucleotide sequence ATGCGAACTCTCAGCCCCTGGGCTGCAAAAAAAGTAGCCCAACTGGCACCAATCAATCCAGCTCCTAGAATTCCGATTTCCTGCATCTGACCTTATACTTTCTTTTGATGACTAAATCACTCACGCCGCTTCGAATAACATGGCAATCCCCATGCCTCCGCCAATACACAGCGAAGCAATCCCATGTTGTGTCTTCCGCTTCTGCATCTCGTGCAATAGACTAACCGCTATCCGCGAACCACTGGCTCCCAAGGGGTGTCCCAGGGCAATCGCTCCGCCATTCACATTCACCCGCTCCTCATCCCAGTTCAGTGTTTTACCGACAGCCAGAGTTTGAGCCGCAAAGGCTTCGTTCACTTCCAGCAAGCCAATATCTTTCAGTTTAAGTTTTTCAGCTTTCAATAGTGCATCGACTGCGTGAGCGGGTCCCATGCCCATAAATTGTGGATCCAGCCCTACATTGGAAAACGCGCGAATCCAAGCCAGGGGTTGCAGTTTATTGTCTTCAACAAAACTTTCGCCAGCAATCAGCAAAGTCGCGGCACCATCATTGATTCCAGAGGAATTCGCAGCTGTCACAGTACCTTCCGGTTTAAACGCAGGCCGTAAACAGGAGATCGTTTCATAACTGGTCCCTTTGCGGGGATATTCATCGTCAGTGACCAGGGTTGCTTCTTTTTTCCTGCTCGTGACGTGAACGCTCACGATCTCCTTTTCGAATTTCCCGGCTTCGATGGCTGCCTGACAGCGTTCCTGACTTTGAACCGCATAGCGATCTTGTGCCTCGCGGGAGATATCATATTTCTCGGAAAGGTTTTCAGCCGTTATTCCCATGTGACAGTCGTAAAAGGCATCCCACAAGGCATCGTGAATCATGGAATCCACAAGTTGCTGATTTCCCATCCGGTAACCACTGCGGGCACCCTGCAGCAGATACGGAGCATTACTCATACTTTCCATGCCCCCTGCCAGCACAACGCGGGCATTGCCACACAGAATCGACTGCACACCCAAAGCGACTGATTTCAAACCAGAACCACACACCATATTCACCGTGGTCGCGGGCACGCCGAATGGCATACCTGCGTTGAGTGCCACCTGCCGGGCCGGGTTCATACCACACCCCGCCGTAAATACCTGCCCCAGAAATACCTCATCGACCTGTGAGGCACTCAGTTGCCCCCGTTTCAATGTTTCCTTAGCGACAATCGTTCCCAGGTTGACTGCGGAGAGATCTTTAAAAGCCCCGTTGAAAGCACCGATCGGTGTGCGGGCGGCACTGAGTACGGCGACTCTTGTCTGTTTCTGCTGACTCATAATTCCTCATTCTGATATAAATCACGTAATTTTCGCCGCATCACTTTATTAGATGCGGTTCGGGGCAATTGTTCGATTTCTCGAACGGCATGGATTTTGAAAAGCGGATTGAGCTGACTGCGAATGATCTGCTGCATCTGCTGCTGTATCTCTG is from Gimesia maris and encodes:
- a CDS encoding acetyl-CoA C-acetyltransferase → MSQQKQTRVAVLSAARTPIGAFNGAFKDLSAVNLGTIVAKETLKRGQLSASQVDEVFLGQVFTAGCGMNPARQVALNAGMPFGVPATTVNMVCGSGLKSVALGVQSILCGNARVVLAGGMESMSNAPYLLQGARSGYRMGNQQLVDSMIHDALWDAFYDCHMGITAENLSEKYDISREAQDRYAVQSQERCQAAIEAGKFEKEIVSVHVTSRKKEATLVTDDEYPRKGTSYETISCLRPAFKPEGTVTAANSSGINDGAATLLIAGESFVEDNKLQPLAWIRAFSNVGLDPQFMGMGPAHAVDALLKAEKLKLKDIGLLEVNEAFAAQTLAVGKTLNWDEERVNVNGGAIALGHPLGASGSRIAVSLLHEMQKRKTQHGIASLCIGGGMGIAMLFEAA